A portion of the Salarias fasciatus chromosome 15, fSalaFa1.1, whole genome shotgun sequence genome contains these proteins:
- the LOC115402290 gene encoding uncharacterized protein LOC115402290, giving the protein MEMEEEIHCLKDRGKVNADTVWQWRIFHAKKYSTHPDPFFYSNKIGLNFNVASSSHPKLNSPFVPNGVILEVCEFARTINKSRMHFIPNILENNFDLGFENDQQRMDFTAQIQHKLEDLIRNPLKDKNEVFALFDTWKTECSNNGLNKATRTHKPQSFFMEIENISELEQLLKCSSEKETEEISASHTDGGDQKDNTDCSGGEMKEVVSEDIPLLLFTSCENIGLKLGTGTKQSLDPGLLTERVMLELLDFARVLTASFTSIVVSVLEHNFELDLKSQERRNEVWLLISQMLKRGKQIASSNTNFIPEFENEPFFFERNPLKRAYVPALSTVETLLSEETKRQKLDFSASQEKMPPSVTKCIMRKDQGQLDENVNGKSLSHINELCSSTEEEDEHCHMCPEDETLQNIPNKSDMNHEEMEAETNMWKFRSNYVKKILLALNNKLCLDRRGGTLEFDIGCRPPRNASPKQLTSSVLYKVVHFALAMSSSQQNVLVDILEYNFNLGLQREYQKITFTCEVMKRVQELLARDDRDNILKEVFVLPGSLSLSNVKCESDDSVDSEPETSQTASDLYPFCKKIGLKLNVSFCHPDKKLELHKLTNGAMIEVVNFAEKLCGSYEQICVDVLRHNFDLDSQISDSDLAQNILSQVPFAIEETNLRCFFKKTQLATRIDLNVMDSQRNTSSQTCTVSSVKAEMNQSASQPGDVEAQNDPELVLWKLRANQVQQILSVPHGDQCPLYSYSRCKTLGIDFDVGSGLKRRLDPKLLTNGIMCEIVSLATKLGSSTMDFMTEIMKYNFNLHFNNVLHRKAFANALHQRMIEMNFRKPTIMLLKSLFELPDEKFIHEVEPFVFKGQQNGYLCPANCSHTVTNVASAVANNEEKKSAVAPMSTFPATEVITKQYRRSKKAGLSLCVDNAHPKVKLDKYALTCGVVQDVYSFSKKLCGTKLRIVNDILQHNFDLDHQSHVENIAFHFISRLRLYSGEPHWFNEVFDMKPNPREFKLKEPPPVLSSERRESSQRRKQVMQKAKELIAQRQQAKQMEENISSHRSDLSTSQSGKDYMCPVEEERDSENDVDAHQCVSQARWDFSSGAQMNDVGKHHLTTSNAASTLNGNTSMRPQSQPDESHLAGDDEEEHVPRNLPNGCIIDQEMDPELKMWKLRANRVRQILPFVKRMSVQIFSCKRVTVEFDVGFQPKRNLSPDHLTNFALFCIALFALEMNASQEEFMMEILKNNFDLHLNNDSEKSFASEVIKQVRELVNCGEAAKDLKEVFRLPGFVSFSDLNHQTSSSIESEPHPTSEECDVSPMAAPSLSAENELSTATETSQNNVDLYPFCNDIGLKLTVCGCQPNQKLDVNKLTKGAMIEVLTFAEKLCGSYEQICVDVLRHNFDLDLQDADSDLARKVLEQVPLVIAQINVENNFKKFTSRGKFNPIDINCRNSPSSESCNTGSIKANIDHSMIIHSDIKVQNDPDLLLWRLRANRIQEILSVPHGEQCPFYPYKRCVKSGIDFNVGSGLKRNLDPKLLTNGIMCELYTFATELESSMKHFMTEILEYNFNLHFNSCGGTALLLL; this is encoded by the coding sequence ATGGAGATGGAAGAGGAAATTCACTGTCTCAAGGACAGAGGAAAAGTCAACGCAGACACAGTATGGCAATGGCGAATTTTTCATGCAAAGAAATATTCAACACATCCAGATCCATTCTTTTACAGTAATAAAATCGGACTGAATTTTAATGTTGCCTCCAGCTCTCACCCAAAACTGAATTCACCATTTGTGCCAAATGGCGTCATACTTGAGGTGTGTGAATTTGCTCGAACCATCAATAAGAGTCGCATGCACTTCATCCCAAACATTCTGGAAAACAATTTTGATCTTGGATTTGAGAATGATCAACAGCGGATGGATTTCACTGCTCAAATTCAGCACAAGCTGGAAGACTTGATCCGAAACCCTCTGAAAGATAAAAATgaagtttttgctcttttcgACACCTGGAAGACAGAATGTAGCAATAATGGACTGAACAAGGCAACAAGGACACACAAACCTCAGAGTTTCTTCATGGAAATTGAGAATATAAGTGAACTTGAACAATTATTGAAATGTTCCTCggaaaaagagacagaagagatATCAGCATCACACACGGATGGCGGTGATCAGAAAGATAACACTGATTGTtcaggaggagaaatgaaagaagTCGTCAGTGAGGACAttcctttgttgttgttcactTCTTGTGAAAACATTGGTTTGAAGCTTGGCACGGGGACGAAACAAAGTCTTGATCCAGGCTTGTTAACAGAGAGAGTgatgttggagttgttggattTTGCACGAGTCTTGActgcctccttcacctccattGTCGTCAGTGTGTTGGAGCATAATTTTGAGCTTGATCTGAAAAGTCAAGAGAGAAGGAATGAAGTGTGGTTATTGATATCACAGATGCTAAAAAGGGGGAAACAAATTGCTTCCAGTAACACAAACTTCATCCCAGAGTTTGAAAATGAGCCTTTTTTCTTTGAGAGAAACCCATTAAAGAGAGCCTACGTACCAGCACTGTCGACAGTGGAAACCCTTCTGTCagaagagacaaagagacaaaagCTGGATTTCAGTGCTTCTCAGGAAAAGATGCCTCCTTCAGTCACAAAGTGCATCATGAGGAAGGACCAAGGACAACTGGATGAAAATGTAAACGGGAAAAGTCTCTCTCACATCAATGAGTTGTGTTCAAgtacagaagaggaagatgagcaTTGCCACATGTGCCCAGAAGACGAGACACTCCAAAATATTCCAAATAAATCTGACATGAACCATGAGGAAATGGAAGCAGAGACCAACATGTGGAAGTTTCGTTCcaattatgtgaaaaaaatccTACTTGCGCTCAACAACAAGCTTTGCTTAGACCGGCGAGGTGGAACATTGGAGTTTGACATTGGATGTCGACCCCCCAGAAACGCCAGTCCAAAACAATTGACATCTTCTGTTCTGTACAAAGTTGTTCATTTTGCATTAGCAATGAGTTCATCCCAGCAGAATGTCCTTGTGGATATTCTAGAATACAACTTTAACTTAGGCTTGCAGAGAGAATAccagaaaataacatttacatGTGAAGTCATGAAAAGAGTACAGGAATTATTGGCCCGTGATGACAGAgataacattttgaaagaggtGTTTGTTTTGCCAGGTTCTCTGTCATTGAGTAATGTGAAGTGTGAGAGTGATGACAGTGTTGATTCTGAACCTGAAACTTCACAGACAGCTTCAGACCTTTATCCATTCTGCAAGAAGATTGGTTTGAAGCTCAATGTGAGTTTCTGTCACCCAGATAAAAAGCTAGAACTCCACAAACTGACAAACGGAGCAATGATTGAGGTTGTAAACTTTGCAGAAAAATTGTGTGGAAGCTACGAGCAGATTTGTGTTGATGTCTTGCGGCACAACTTTGATCTTGATTCACAGATATCAGATTCTGATCTTGCTCAAAATATTCTTTCACAGGTTCCTTTTGCCATTGAGGAAACTAATCTTCgatgttttttcaaaaaaactcAGCTTGCAACCAGAATTGATTTAAATGTCATGGACTCTCAGAGGAACACATCTTCACAAACATGTACTGTGAGTTCAGTTAAAGCAGAGATGAACCAGAGTGCAAGTCAACCCGGTGACGTTGAAGCACAAAATGATCCAGAGTTGGTGTTGTGGAAACTCCGAGCCAACCAAGTTCAGCAAATCCTCTCAGTGCCCCACGGCGACCAGTGTCCACTTTACTCTTACAGCAGATGTAAGACATTAGGCATTGATTTTGATGTAGGATCTGGATTGAAACGTCGTCTTGATCCAAAACTGTTGACCAATGGCATCATGTGTGAAATTGTATCTCTTGCCACAAAACTTGGGTCATCCACAATGGATTTCATGACAGAGATTATGAAGTATAATTTCAATTTGCACTTCAACAATGTGCTTCACCGCAAAGCTTTTGCAAATGCACTTCATCAGAGAATGATTGAAATGAATTTTAGGAAGCCCACAATCATGCTTCTGAAATCCCTTTTTGAGCTGCCCGATGAGAAATTCATTCATGAAGTTGAACCGTTTGTCTTCAAAGGTCAACAGAATGGTTACCTTTGTCCTGCCAATTGTTCACATACTGTGACGAATGTTGCCTCTGCTGTTGCAAACAACGAGGAAAAGAAGTCTGCAGTTGCTCCAATGTCCACTTTCCCAGCAACAGAGGTGATAACAAAGCAATACCGTCGCTCCAAGAAAGCAGGTTTAAGCCTGTGTGTGGATAACGCTCACCCAAAGGTTAAACTGGACAAATATGCACTGACATGTGGTGTTGTGCAGGATGTGTACAGCTTTTCTAAAAAACTTTGTGGAACAAAGTTGAGAATTGTTAATGATATTCTTCAACACAACTTCGACTTGGACCATCAGAGTCATGTGGAAAATAttgcttttcattttatcaGCAGACTCAGGTTATACAGTGGAGAGCCTCACTGGTTTAATGAAGTCTTTGACATGAAGCCCAACCCTAGAGAATTTAAATTGAAAGAACCACCTCCTGTGCTAAGTAGTGAAAGGAGGGAATCATCTCAAAGAAGGAAACAGGTAATGCAAAAAGCGAAGGAACTGATTGCTCAGAGACAACAAGCAAAacagatggaggaaaacatcagTTCTCATCGCAGTGATTTGAGCACCAGTCAGTCAGGAAAAGACTACATGTGCCCTGTGGAAGAGGAAAGAGATTCAGAAAATGATGTGGATGCTCATCAGTGTGTCAGTCAAGCCAGGTGGGACTTTTCCAGTGGAGCACAGATGAATGATGTGGGTAAACATCACCTCACCACCAGTAATGCTGCATCGACTTTGAATGGAAACACATCTATGAGGCCACAAAGTCAGCCAGATGAAAGCCACTTGGCaggtgatgatgaagaggaacaTGTTCCAAGAAATTTGCCAAATGGTTGTATCATAGACCAAGAAATGGATCCAGAGCTCAAAATGTGGAAATTGCGTGCCAACCGTGTGAGGCAAATCCTCCCATTTGTGAAAAGGATGTCCGTTCAGATCTTCAGTTGTAAACGTGTCACTGTGGAGTTTGATGTTGGCTTTCAACCTAAAAGAAACTTGAGTCCTGATCATTTGACCAACTTTGCGCTTTTTTGCATTGCTCTGTTTGCCCTTGAGATGAATGCATCCCAAGAAGAATTCATGATGGAGATTCTTAAAAATAACTTTGACTTACACTTAAACAACGACAGTGAGAAATCGTTTGCAAGTGAAGTCATAAAACAAGTAAGAGAGCTTGTTAACTGTGGGGAAGCAGCTAAAGACTTAAAAGAGGTGTTTCGACTTCCAGGCTTTGTGTCATTCAGTGATTTGAACCATCAGACCAGCAGCAGTATTGAATCTGAACCACACCCCACATCAGAAGAATGTGATGTTTCTCCGATGGCTGCTCCAAGTCTGTCTGCTGAAAATGAACTGAGCACAGCGACTGAAACTTCTCAGAACAATGTGGATCTTTACCCATTCTGCAACGACATTGGTTTGAAGCTCACCGTATGTGGCTGTCAACCAAACCAAAAACTTGATGTTAACAAACTCACCAAAGGAGCAATGATTGAAGTTTTGACTTTTGCAGAAAAATTGTGTGGAAGCTACGAGCAGATTTGTGTTGATGTCCTGAGGCACAACTTTGATCTGGATTTGCAAGATGCAGATTCAGATCTGGCAAGAAAAGTTCTTGAACAGGTTCCTCTTGTTATTGCACAAATAAATGTTGAGAACAATTTCAAAAAATTTACATCCCGAGGAAAATTTAACCCAATTGACATAAACTGCCGGAACAGTCCAAGTTCAGAATCATGCAATACTGGCTCCATCAAAGCAAATATTGACCACAGTATGATTATCCACAGTGACATTAAAGTGCAAAATGACCCAGATTTACTGCTGTGGAGACTACGAGCAAATCGTATTCAGGAGATACTCTCTGTGCCTCATGGAGAACAATGCCCGTTTTACCCATACAAGAGATGTGTGAAATCAGGCATTGACTTTAATGTAGGATCTGGACTGAAACGTAATCTTGATCCAAAGCTGTTGAC